The Pseudoliparis swirei isolate HS2019 ecotype Mariana Trench chromosome 16, NWPU_hadal_v1, whole genome shotgun sequence genome includes a window with the following:
- the LOC130206593 gene encoding arf-GAP with Rho-GAP domain, ANK repeat and PH domain-containing protein 3-like → MLVVMASLDGNTTVETLLVAIHLERYLDTFHRAGLLLARDFTHLDHDAFVSLGITATGHRKRILRLLNHVQRMESQRANRNAHLPRDRCQSVTDVSSPERGPGAASLRQPPGPGNFEAFRNSSAPNLRAMLTSSEAGRPAAKPVPKPRTVFNRRRTAPIHFCPAPDSAPSPSRRLSQESICFSVLDDLTSGDTPTSDDRLTSVLGSRSTSQRPSRSSSLSDAGRSLPPVPPRLNRGIPSAMFQGSLSCSSSSSPIRTDQGQTPPVTSCPSSLENSRLSGSPGSPRGDEMEMVSNDIYWGTSPGSTASSGGRSYWSQQSAPPTPPRRTPDGNPERNRGSTLSKTSSGSARAAPDDPEEEISPYCETLFISRRNPHPCENESSRVEDRHAEDPGMQKLSWSQALHSGDAQGYSTVGEPPPAGRYLSLPPHTFSSEADEDLLISPYASYTSLTERAPPVISSWLDKLSPQGNYVFQKRFVKFDGRNLMYFGSEKDVYARGVIPLAAIQMARPAKDNKFEVVTSHRIFIFRTDNEVLRLRWVGTLQDHIRDQLAFGRRRFGPGSHCQRHGVLELKGTKSRVYAAIHTDQVWVYKSEQCFRSGVGITVIEARGSTIRDGKHKSFELITPHRSFRYPQGPSDLLVSASLC, encoded by the exons GTACCTGGACACCTTCCATCGAGCCGGTCTTCTGCTGGCTCGGGACTTCACACACCTGGACCACGATGCCTTTGTCAGTCTTGGTATAACCGCCACAGGACACAGGAAGAGAATCCTGCGATTGCTCAATCACGTTCAGAGGATGGAAAGTCAGAGAGCCAATCGGAACGCTCATCTGCCACGGGACCGCTGCCAGTCTGTAACCGACGTCTCCTCCCCGGAGCGAGGGCCCGGTGCTGCTTCGCTCCGTCAGCCGCCAGGACCCGGGAACTTTGAGGCCTTCAGGAACAGCTCGGCTCCGAACCTCCGCGCCATGCTGACCAGCTCTGAGGCCGGCAGGCCGGCGGCGAAGCCGGTTCCCAAACCCAGAACTGTCTTCAACCGCCGTCGGACGGCGCCCATCCACTTCTGTCCAGCACCGGACTCTGCCCCGTCCCCATCCAGGAGGCTTTCCCAGGAGTCCATCTGTTTTTCTGTGCTAGACGATTTGACCTcaggggacacgcccacatctgATGACAGGTTGACCTCTGTGCTCGGCAGCAGGTCCACCAGCCAGAGGCCGAGTCGGAGCTCGTCTCTATCGGACGCCGGACGGTCGCTACCTCCAGTTCCTCCGAGACTGAACCGTGGGATCCCCTCCGCCATGTTCCAGGGGTCCctatcctgctcttcctcttcttcaccgaTACGGACAGACCAGGGCCAGACGCCTCCGGTAACTTCCTGTCCCAGTAGTCTTGAAAACAGCAGGCTCTCTGGATCCCCTGGTTCCCCCAGAGGTGATGAGATGGAGATGGTCTCCAACGACATCTACTGGGGGACTTCACCTGGTTCTACTGCCTCCAGTGGAGGGAGGAGTTACTGGAGCCAGCAGTCAGCTCCTCCGACTCCACCCAGACGAACACCTGACGGGAACCCTGAAAGGAACCG TGGCAGCACTTTGAGTAAAACCTCTTCAGGATCCGCCAGAG CTGCACCAGACGACCCCGAGGAGGAGATCAGCCCCTACTGTGAAACCCTTTTCATAAGCAGAAGGAACCCACATCCCTGTGAG AATGAAAGCAGCCGTGTGGAGGACCGACATGCAGAGGATCCTGG GATGCAGAAGTTGTCCTGGTCTCAGGCGCTCCACTCCGGAGACGCCCAGGGCTACAGCACCGTCGGGGAGCCTCCGCCCGCCGGCCGCTACCTCTCACTGCCCCCCCACACCTTCAGCTCAGAGGCCGACGAGGACCTGCTCATCTCCCCCTACGCCAGCTACACCTCCCTGACGGAGAGAGCACCACCCGTCATCAGCAGCTGGCTGGACAAGCTGTCTCCACAGGG GAACTATGTGTTCCAGAAGCGCTTCGTGAAGTTCGATGGGAGGAACCTGATGTACTTCGGCAGTGAGAAG GACGTCTACGCTAGAGGagtgatcccattggctgccatCCAGATGGCCCGCCCCGCCAAAGACAACAAGTTTGAAGTCGTGACGAGTCACAGGATCTTTATCTTCAGAACGGATAACGaag TGCTCAGGCTGCGGTGGGTCGGCACGCTGCAGGATCACATCAGAGACCAGCTGGCCTTCGGTCGGCGGCGCTTCGGTCCCGGATCTCACTGCCAGAGACACGGAGTCCTGGAGCTGAAGGGGACCAAGTCCAGAGTCTACGCCGCCATCCACACGGACCAGGTCTGGGTCTACAAGAGCGAGCAG TGCTTCCGGAGCGGCGTCGGCATCACGGTGATCGAAGCCCGAGGGTCCACCATCAGAGACGGGAAACACAAGAGCTTTGAGCTCATCACGCCCCACAGGAGCTTCAGGTACCCTCAGGGACCCTCAGACCTgctagtctctgctagtctctgctag